Below is a genomic region from Granulicella sp. L56.
GCGGTTGAAGACCAGCGAATACAGCTTCTCCGGATGCTCGGCGGGCGAGTATGCGTGCTCGGGAGCAAAGAGCTTTACATATGGCGTGCCGCGCCGGTTGAGTTCGGCAAAGAGCGGCTTGAACCAATTCGGCTGTTCATAATAGATCGCGATCGGAAGGGCTTGTTCTGGCATCTCATCAATTCCTGTGGACAGGCTGTACTCAGCCTTTTAAAGGATAACGGTCGGCACAGAAAACTCACTTCTGTTTATTGTCACGCCAAGGCCTGAACCATGAAAGCCCTCGTGGGCTAGATTCACGAGGGCTTTGGAGCGACCTCAAAGTTGAAACGTCTTATCCGCCCCGTATACGAGTCCGAGCGTGATGACAGCGATCACCACTTCCCCGATGGCGCCCACGAGGAATGGACGGATTCCCTGCTTGCTCAGATCACGAAAGCTGGTCCTTAGACCAACTCCCGCAAAGGTAAGCAGGAATGCCCAACGTGAGAGGTTTCCTACAGCCAGGAGTTGCGGCTTGCTAAAGAAGCCAACAGTTGCCAACCCGGAAACGATCAAGAAACCAAGCACAAACTTAGGAAACTTCTGCCAAAGGAATGCTCCCTTGTTCTGAATGCCAGTAGCCTGCCCCTTCGATGCCCAATAAATGGCATAACCAAGAACGACGAAGCCGATAAGCGCATTTCGGCAAGTCTTCGTGAGCACCGCAATTTTGCCCGCGGCGTCAGAGTAAAGTGCACCCGCTGCCGCGGTCTCTGCAGTGTTGTCCACGGCAAGCCCGGTCCAAACACCGTAGGCTCGGTCCGACATGTGTAACGCATGACCGACAATCGGAAAGAGAAAGAGCGAGATCGCGCCGAGCGCCAGAATTGCGGCGATGGCGTAGGAAGAGTCTTCTTCATCCGCCTCGATAGCACCCTGCGTCGCAATGATTGCCGAGACGCCGCAAACCGAAGATCCCACCGCAAGAAGTGTTACCAGTTTGGGCCCGAGTTTGAACGCCCGCCCGAGATAGGTCATGAACGTGAGCGCCAGGATGATCTCCAGAAAAACTAGTGCCAACGATATTCCGCCCAACTTGGCGATATCACCAAGAATGAAGCGCGAACCCAACAGGACAATGCCCGTTTTGAGCCAGAACTCATAGGTAGCTACACCGCGACGGAAGCCTTCCGGCACGCCGATAGTGTTGGCAATGATCAGCCCGATCAGAATGGCCCACAAGACATATTCGATGTTGGGCAAAATGAGATGGTGCGCCTTGCCATAGCGTGAGATGAACTGCTCAATGAACTTGCCGGCATAGCCGACGACAGCCAGGAGCAGAATGCCGG
It encodes:
- a CDS encoding YeiH family protein, with the translated sequence MSASNNISLPQTSSVRSGWLGLIPGILLLAVVGYAGKFIEQFISRYGKAHHLILPNIEYVLWAILIGLIIANTIGVPEGFRRGVATYEFWLKTGIVLLGSRFILGDIAKLGGISLALVFLEIILALTFMTYLGRAFKLGPKLVTLLAVGSSVCGVSAIIATQGAIEADEEDSSYAIAAILALGAISLFLFPIVGHALHMSDRAYGVWTGLAVDNTAETAAAGALYSDAAGKIAVLTKTCRNALIGFVVLGYAIYWASKGQATGIQNKGAFLWQKFPKFVLGFLIVSGLATVGFFSKPQLLAVGNLSRWAFLLTFAGVGLRTSFRDLSKQGIRPFLVGAIGEVVIAVITLGLVYGADKTFQL